A genome region from Aliivibrio salmonicida LFI1238 includes the following:
- the gloB gene encoding hydroxyacylglutathione hydrolase, with translation MLLIKSIPAFNDNYIWLIHNNDNHCVVVDPGEAAPVLACLKEHGLILDAILITHHHHDHIGGVPELVRQFPNINVVGPENEPIPTLTHPVGDGDFVELFNEKFMVLGVEGHTKGHIAYIGDEKLFCGDTLFSAGCGRLFEGTAEQMFHSLQKLAALPDETEVYCAHEYTASNLAFALAVEPDNDYLQQYREKVLRLRANGKATIPTTMQREKLINPFLRTSEASVKQAVSSKVENDSEVATFAALRRWKDEF, from the coding sequence ATGCTATTAATAAAAAGCATACCTGCATTTAATGATAATTACATTTGGTTAATTCACAACAATGATAATCATTGTGTTGTGGTTGATCCAGGAGAAGCAGCCCCAGTGCTTGCCTGCCTTAAAGAGCATGGTCTTATTTTAGATGCAATTTTAATTACGCACCACCACCATGATCATATTGGTGGGGTTCCTGAACTTGTTCGTCAATTTCCAAACATCAATGTTGTAGGCCCTGAAAATGAACCTATTCCAACCCTCACTCATCCCGTTGGTGATGGTGATTTTGTTGAATTATTCAATGAAAAATTCATGGTGCTAGGCGTTGAAGGACACACAAAAGGTCATATCGCTTACATTGGTGATGAAAAACTATTTTGTGGTGATACCCTTTTCTCAGCCGGTTGTGGTCGCTTATTTGAAGGCACCGCAGAACAAATGTTTCATTCACTGCAAAAATTGGCCGCATTACCCGATGAAACAGAAGTGTATTGCGCCCATGAATACACTGCGTCCAATCTTGCTTTTGCGTTGGCGGTTGAACCTGATAACGATTATTTACAACAATATCGTGAAAAAGTTTTACGACTTCGAGCAAATGGAAAAGCAACGATCCCAACAACGATGCAACGAGAAAAGCTCATTAATCCTTTTTTAAGAACCAGTGAAGCAAGTGTAAAACAAGCCGTTTCGTCCAAAGTAGAAAATGATTCCGAAGTTGCAACCTTTGCCGCATTAAGGAGATGGAAAGACGAGTTTTAA
- a CDS encoding methyltransferase domain-containing protein, which yields MKPALLDKKIEKPHSWSSIPHGNWIRELIQSRLDEWCPKLFGYHMLKVGGLSAELDSYFCNIKHQVSLDNKNSLKNICADLPQLPFLEKSIDACVLAHQLDYSSDPHQLLREVDRVLIHDGYVILTGFNPMSAIGIASLFPWRKNNLPWSGRMFTPHRIKDWLAVLNFEVVYSDCFALAPLTRYQTIWTWFENLGGESVKPVSGIYFIVARKRTYPLKAIKSAWKKKPKLAPISVAQTRQGKVNSD from the coding sequence ATTAAGCCAGCACTGCTTGATAAAAAAATTGAAAAACCGCATTCATGGTCGTCTATTCCTCATGGGAACTGGATTCGTGAGTTGATCCAATCACGCCTTGATGAATGGTGCCCTAAGCTATTTGGTTATCATATGCTAAAAGTGGGTGGTTTGAGTGCTGAGCTAGATAGTTACTTTTGTAACATTAAACACCAAGTTAGCTTAGATAACAAAAATTCCCTAAAAAATATTTGCGCTGATTTACCTCAACTCCCTTTTCTTGAGAAAAGTATAGATGCGTGTGTGCTAGCACACCAACTTGATTACTCATCGGACCCTCATCAATTATTGCGAGAAGTTGATCGTGTTTTAATTCATGATGGCTACGTGATCCTTACTGGATTTAACCCAATGAGTGCCATTGGTATCGCAAGTTTATTCCCTTGGCGTAAAAACAATTTACCTTGGAGTGGGCGAATGTTTACTCCTCATCGAATTAAAGATTGGTTAGCGGTGTTAAATTTTGAAGTGGTATATAGCGATTGTTTCGCTTTAGCGCCGTTAACTCGCTATCAAACGATTTGGACATGGTTTGAGAATTTAGGGGGAGAGTCGGTAAAACCGGTAAGTGGTATTTATTTTATTGTAGCAAGAAAGCGGACCTATCCATTAAAAGCGATAAAATCGGCCTGGAAAAAGAAGCCAAAATTGGCTCCAATTTCGGTAGCACAGACTCGTCAGGGAAAAGTGAACTCAGATTAG
- a CDS encoding lytic transglycosylase yields MKLKLHWIGLALLAGCQSAPPSEKTQPDTTSAISTPSKQDTKPAEIKSIEKPELTPQEQEDVWQRIAMQLNMPIPDHKSVDYYRNWYIKHPSHLRTVAKRAQPFLYMITVEIEKRGLPMELVLLPIVESAFDPFAYSHGSAAGLWQFVPGTADRFKLERNWWYDGRRDVPAATNAALDYMEYFDRRFDGNWQQAIASYNSGGGRVSRAIRKNKNLGKPTDFFSLDLPEETSGYVPKLLALADIIKNHEKYGVELPPIANKPVLEMVDPNKQLDLAIAAEFAGISISELQGYNPGYNQWATSPDGPYHLLLPIDKVDRFNANLKKNGNKTMKVVRYKVQSGDTISQLAVKHNTTSSIIEQTNDLNGTSIRVDQYLLIPTASQGNKTYALSAPQRLKKTQAKAKGKYKSDHTVKDGESLWSIARDNSISYRDLAKWNGMAPKDSLRVGQKLVIWKSNSDGGIIRTVHYQIRQGDNLSSIAQKFSVSVTDIMKWNSIERGSYIKPGQKLKLYFDVTKANV; encoded by the coding sequence ATGAAACTTAAGCTCCATTGGATTGGATTAGCGTTATTGGCAGGCTGTCAAAGTGCTCCACCATCAGAAAAAACACAGCCTGATACGACTTCTGCTATCTCTACGCCTTCAAAGCAAGATACCAAACCAGCAGAAATTAAATCAATCGAAAAACCGGAGCTTACCCCTCAAGAACAAGAAGACGTATGGCAACGTATTGCAATGCAATTAAATATGCCAATTCCAGATCATAAATCGGTCGATTATTATCGTAATTGGTACATTAAACACCCAAGTCACCTGCGTACTGTTGCCAAACGAGCTCAACCGTTTCTGTATATGATCACTGTTGAAATTGAAAAACGCGGACTTCCTATGGAGTTAGTTCTTCTTCCTATCGTTGAAAGTGCGTTTGACCCTTTTGCTTACTCCCACGGCAGTGCCGCTGGTCTATGGCAATTTGTCCCAGGAACGGCTGATCGCTTTAAATTAGAACGTAATTGGTGGTATGACGGTCGTCGTGATGTACCTGCGGCAACGAATGCAGCATTAGATTACATGGAATATTTTGACCGTCGCTTTGATGGCAATTGGCAACAAGCGATTGCATCTTACAACAGTGGTGGTGGACGAGTATCTAGAGCAATCCGAAAAAATAAAAACTTAGGTAAACCTACCGATTTCTTTTCATTAGATTTACCAGAAGAAACCAGCGGTTATGTCCCTAAATTATTAGCATTAGCTGACATCATTAAAAACCATGAAAAATACGGGGTAGAATTGCCACCTATTGCCAACAAACCTGTACTCGAAATGGTAGACCCAAATAAACAATTAGATTTGGCGATTGCGGCAGAATTTGCGGGTATTTCAATCTCTGAATTGCAAGGCTATAACCCTGGATACAATCAATGGGCAACGTCACCAGATGGCCCTTATCATCTATTATTACCGATTGATAAAGTCGATCGTTTTAATGCCAATCTGAAAAAGAATGGCAATAAAACAATGAAAGTTGTGCGCTACAAAGTTCAATCCGGCGATACAATCAGTCAATTAGCAGTGAAGCATAATACGACCTCTAGCATCATTGAACAAACCAATGACTTAAATGGTACGAGCATTCGAGTTGATCAATATTTATTAATTCCAACGGCTTCTCAAGGCAATAAAACCTATGCATTAAGTGCACCACAGCGCTTAAAGAAAACTCAAGCCAAAGCAAAAGGAAAATACAAATCTGACCATACCGTTAAAGATGGAGAATCGTTATGGAGCATCGCTCGTGATAACAGCATCTCTTATCGTGATTTAGCAAAATGGAACGGCATGGCACCAAAAGATTCATTGCGTGTTGGACAAAAATTAGTCATTTGGAAAAGCAATTCTGATGGTGGGATAATCCGTACGGTTCATTACCAAATCCGTCAAGGCGATAACCTTAGCTCTATTGCACAAAAATTCAGTGTCTCTGTGACAGACATCATGAAATGGAATAGCATCGAACGTGGCTCTTATATTAAGCCGGGACAAAAATTAAAACTTTACTTTGATGTTACTAAGGCAAATGTATGA
- the dnaQ gene encoding DNA polymerase III subunit epsilon, protein MNTSDNSPNRIIVLDTETTGMNLSGGPIYEGHRIIEIGAVEIINRKLTGNHFHVYIKPDRLIDLEAIDVHGITDEFLYGKPEYKDIHDEFLAFIKGAELVAHNAPFDVGFMDYEFSKLNKLIGTTDQYCKITDTLAMAKKISPGKRNNLDVLCGRYGIDNSHRTLHGALLDAEILADVYLLMTGGQTSLSFSAGGNESDSSEESINRLNLGRKGLKVLRATADELEAHEKRLDIVGDACLWRN, encoded by the coding sequence ATGAATACTAGCGACAATTCCCCGAATAGAATTATTGTTCTCGATACAGAAACCACCGGTATGAATTTATCTGGCGGCCCTATTTATGAGGGTCACCGTATAATTGAAATTGGTGCGGTAGAAATAATCAACCGAAAATTAACTGGAAATCATTTTCATGTATACATTAAGCCAGATCGACTGATTGATCTTGAAGCTATTGATGTTCATGGTATTACCGATGAATTTTTGTATGGTAAGCCAGAATATAAAGACATCCATGATGAATTTTTAGCGTTCATTAAAGGGGCTGAGCTTGTCGCTCACAATGCACCCTTTGATGTTGGGTTTATGGATTATGAATTCAGTAAACTTAACAAACTTATTGGTACCACGGATCAGTATTGTAAGATCACCGATACCTTGGCCATGGCGAAGAAAATTTCCCCTGGTAAGCGAAATAATCTAGATGTGTTATGTGGTCGTTACGGCATAGATAACTCGCATCGAACGCTTCACGGCGCTTTACTCGATGCCGAAATACTGGCAGATGTTTATCTGTTAATGACAGGCGGACAAACCAGCTTAAGTTTCTCAGCAGGAGGAAATGAGTCTGATTCTTCTGAAGAAAGTATTAATAGATTGAATTTAGGACGAAAAGGATTAAAGGTTTTACGTGCAACGGCCGATGAATTAGAAGCGCATGAAAAGCGCTTGGATATCGTTGGTGATGCCTGTTTGTGGCGTAATTAG
- a CDS encoding IS982-like element ISVsa6 family transposase: MNKLVDIFCDVDDFCYQFLSQWEKYLVEASERKRKRQSVMSTSECMTIVIAFHQSNHRDFKNFYIGLVHQYWKGYFPNLLSYTRFVSKMPSLIAPMCAYFQSIKGKPTGIAFVDSTSLKVCHNIRIPRHKVFDGVAKRGKGTMGWFFGFKLHLLINHLGEIISLKITAGNVNDRTPVPDLCKELSGKLYADKGYIGKKLSESLKNSDVDLVTTSRKNMKAKEISAFDKAMLSKRYIIETINDQLKNISQIEHSRHRSVTGFMLNVISGVVAYCLKKQKPRIKLSECEFELILA, from the coding sequence ATGAATAAATTAGTTGATATATTTTGTGATGTCGATGATTTTTGTTATCAATTCTTATCTCAATGGGAAAAATACCTTGTTGAGGCTAGTGAGAGAAAAAGAAAACGTCAGTCAGTAATGTCTACTAGTGAATGTATGACTATTGTCATCGCTTTTCATCAATCAAATCATAGAGATTTCAAGAACTTCTATATCGGGTTAGTTCATCAATATTGGAAAGGATACTTTCCAAATTTACTTAGCTACACTCGATTTGTGAGCAAAATGCCTAGCCTAATCGCCCCAATGTGTGCCTATTTTCAATCTATCAAAGGTAAGCCGACTGGCATTGCTTTTGTTGACTCCACGAGTCTTAAAGTATGCCATAACATTCGAATTCCTCGCCATAAAGTCTTTGATGGTGTTGCGAAAAGAGGAAAAGGTACCATGGGATGGTTTTTCGGCTTCAAACTTCATTTATTGATTAACCATCTTGGAGAAATTATTTCGCTGAAAATCACAGCTGGCAATGTAAATGATAGGACTCCTGTACCTGATTTATGCAAAGAACTCTCGGGGAAATTGTACGCTGATAAAGGGTACATAGGTAAAAAGTTGAGTGAGAGCTTAAAGAACTCTGATGTCGATTTAGTGACTACCTCGCGAAAAAACATGAAAGCAAAAGAGATAAGTGCTTTTGATAAGGCTATGTTATCAAAGAGATACATTATCGAAACGATAAATGACCAATTGAAGAATATCTCTCAAATTGAACATAGCCGTCATCGTAGCGTGACTGGTTTCATGCTAAATGTAATTTCAGGCGTTGTGGCTTATTGTTTAAAAAAACAAAAGCCACGAATTAAGCTATCAGAATGTGAATTTGAACTAATCCTCGCTTAA
- the rnhA gene encoding ribonuclease HI has translation MITEIMKQVEIFTDGSCLGNPGPGGYGIVMRYKGTEKTFSGGFNQTTNNRMEMLAAVVALRNLKEPCIVVLTTDSQYVRQGITQWIHGWKKRGWKKADKKPVVNADLWKQLDAEAERHTVDWRWVKGHAGHRENEMCDDLARTAAENPTQDDTGYPG, from the coding sequence ATGATAACAGAGATAATGAAACAGGTTGAAATTTTCACAGATGGCTCTTGCTTAGGCAATCCTGGTCCTGGTGGCTATGGTATTGTTATGCGCTATAAAGGCACAGAAAAAACATTTTCAGGTGGGTTTAACCAAACCACAAACAACCGTATGGAAATGCTTGCTGCTGTCGTCGCCTTACGTAACCTTAAAGAACCTTGTATTGTGGTGTTAACGACGGATAGCCAATACGTTCGTCAAGGTATCACTCAATGGATACATGGTTGGAAAAAACGAGGGTGGAAAAAAGCAGATAAAAAACCAGTCGTAAATGCCGACCTTTGGAAACAATTAGATGCAGAGGCAGAACGTCACACGGTCGATTGGCGCTGGGTTAAAGGTCATGCTGGTCATCGTGAGAATGAAATGTGTGACGATTTAGCACGTACCGCCGCAGAGAATCCAACCCAGGACGATACAGGTTACCCAGGCTAA
- the fadE gene encoding acyl-CoA dehydrogenase FadE: MALTLLTTLIALAALSYHRQSLQTATLVTAAILAVSTGLGYAGVITWAIFLAIAVPLNIPSIRQSLFSNKALSMFKGVMPEMSKTEKDAIEAGTVWWEAELFKGNPDWKFLHNIPKNTLSDEEQAFMDGPVNEVCRMINDYEVTHELADLPPEVWQYLKDNKFFAMIIKKKYGGLEFSAYAQSSVLQKLTSVSGVLSITVGVPNSLGPGELLQHYGTEDQKNHYLPSLAEGKEIPCFALTSPEAGSDAGSIPDFGIVTKGMWEGKEVLGMRLTWNKRYITLAPVATVLGLAFKLQDPDGLLGDKKNLGITCALIPTNLEGVKIGRRHFPMNVPFQNGPTQGDDLFVPLDYIIGGEKMAGHGWRMLVECLSVGRGITLPSNATGGAKTAALATGAYARIRRQFKLPIGKMEGIEEPLARMAGNAYMMDAASALTVAGIVQGEKPSVISAIVKYHCTHRAQRIAIDGMDIAGGKGICLGSSNFLARSYQGSPIAITVEGANILTRSMIIYGQGAIRCHPYVLEEMDAAYLEDKQASLDKFDAAVFGHIGFGISNFVRSLWFGLTDGRGSKTAFNDETKRYYQQVNRYSTNLALLSDVSMAVLGGSLKRRERMSARLGDILSQLYLTTSVLKRFDDEGRQKEDLPLVHWSVQDSLHQAEQAIDGLLSNFPNQFIAKAMRLILLPTGLRRQRPSDKLDHKLARILQEPSGVRSRIGRGLFLEASRFNPVGKMEEALIDILTAEPIYDRVCKESKQRLPFMQLDRVAKIGLELNIISDKEALLLRKAEKSRLATISVEDFDPSELIVKPEVNHFEHSKIA, from the coding sequence ATGGCCCTCACACTACTAACAACATTAATTGCACTTGCTGCATTAAGTTATCATCGACAATCATTACAAACTGCTACGCTAGTAACGGCAGCAATTTTGGCGGTGAGTACCGGATTAGGTTATGCCGGCGTTATCACTTGGGCTATTTTTTTAGCAATCGCGGTACCTCTAAACATCCCTTCAATTAGGCAATCTCTGTTTAGTAATAAAGCCTTATCGATGTTTAAAGGTGTTATGCCTGAAATGTCAAAAACAGAAAAAGATGCCATTGAAGCGGGTACGGTTTGGTGGGAAGCAGAGCTGTTTAAGGGAAATCCTGATTGGAAATTCCTTCATAATATTCCTAAAAATACACTATCCGATGAAGAACAAGCATTCATGGATGGCCCAGTAAACGAAGTGTGCCGCATGATCAATGATTATGAAGTCACTCATGAGCTTGCTGATTTGCCACCAGAAGTATGGCAATACCTGAAAGATAACAAATTCTTTGCCATGATCATTAAGAAAAAATACGGTGGTTTAGAATTCTCAGCTTATGCACAATCTTCTGTTCTACAAAAATTGACCAGTGTTTCTGGTGTTTTATCTATTACGGTTGGGGTTCCGAATTCATTAGGTCCAGGCGAACTTCTTCAACATTACGGTACTGAAGATCAAAAAAATCATTATTTACCTAGCTTAGCCGAAGGTAAGGAAATCCCATGTTTTGCACTAACTAGCCCAGAAGCGGGCTCCGATGCAGGGTCAATTCCTGATTTTGGTATCGTGACAAAAGGCATGTGGGAAGGTAAAGAAGTACTAGGTATGCGCCTTACTTGGAATAAGCGTTACATTACCCTAGCCCCTGTCGCTACCGTTTTAGGTTTGGCGTTTAAATTACAAGATCCTGATGGTTTATTAGGCGATAAGAAAAACCTAGGCATTACTTGTGCTCTTATTCCAACAAACTTAGAAGGCGTTAAAATTGGACGCCGCCATTTCCCTATGAATGTTCCATTTCAAAATGGTCCAACACAAGGTGACGATTTATTTGTTCCACTTGATTACATCATCGGTGGTGAAAAAATGGCAGGTCACGGTTGGCGCATGCTGGTTGAATGTCTGTCTGTGGGTCGAGGAATCACCTTACCATCCAATGCAACGGGTGGCGCAAAAACGGCCGCACTCGCTACGGGAGCTTATGCACGAATTCGTCGCCAATTCAAATTACCCATTGGTAAAATGGAAGGGATTGAAGAGCCATTAGCGCGTATGGCTGGTAATGCTTACATGATGGACGCAGCAAGTGCGCTAACGGTTGCTGGTATTGTGCAAGGCGAGAAGCCATCGGTTATCTCTGCCATTGTAAAATATCACTGTACCCACCGTGCACAACGTATTGCCATTGATGGTATGGACATCGCTGGTGGTAAAGGGATCTGTCTAGGCAGTTCTAATTTCTTGGCGCGCAGTTATCAAGGTTCACCAATCGCCATTACCGTTGAAGGCGCAAACATACTAACCCGTTCAATGATTATCTACGGTCAAGGTGCTATTCGCTGCCACCCTTATGTTCTTGAAGAAATGGACGCGGCCTACTTAGAAGATAAGCAAGCGTCTCTTGATAAATTCGATGCTGCTGTCTTTGGTCATATTGGCTTTGGGATCAGTAATTTTGTACGCAGTTTATGGTTTGGCCTAACCGATGGTCGTGGTTCAAAAACCGCCTTTAACGATGAAACCAAACGTTATTACCAACAAGTAAATCGTTATAGTACGAACTTAGCATTACTATCTGATGTATCAATGGCTGTTCTTGGCGGCAGTTTGAAGCGCCGTGAACGCATGTCAGCACGTCTAGGTGACATTTTAAGTCAACTGTATCTAACAACGTCAGTACTTAAGCGTTTTGATGATGAAGGTCGTCAGAAGGAAGATTTACCATTAGTACATTGGAGCGTGCAAGATTCGTTACATCAAGCAGAGCAAGCGATTGATGGGTTATTAAGTAATTTCCCAAATCAATTTATCGCCAAAGCAATGCGTTTAATCCTGCTTCCAACCGGGCTTCGTCGTCAACGCCCAAGTGATAAACTGGATCATAAATTAGCTCGAATTCTTCAAGAGCCATCAGGAGTCCGTAGTCGAATTGGTCGAGGTCTGTTCTTAGAGGCGAGTCGCTTTAATCCGGTAGGTAAAATGGAAGAAGCACTGATTGATATCTTAACCGCAGAACCAATTTATGATCGTGTATGTAAAGAATCAAAACAACGTCTACCCTTCATGCAATTAGATCGTGTTGCAAAAATCGGTTTAGAGTTAAATATTATTTCAGATAAAGAAGCCCTACTACTTCGTAAAGCAGAGAAAAGTCGACTAGCGACGATTAGTGTTGAAGATTTTGACCCAAGTGAGCTTATCGTAAAGCCAGAAGTTAATCATTTTGAACACAGTAAAATTGCTTAG
- a CDS encoding TIGR03503 family protein, which translates to MWRLLIIALFVPIVSWAKSTEMSWLDNRFRVDPTIKQVSFLVHRERAYQAVTLVRPDGTKYYAWKHPDNVAWYEENGMDIISIENPMPGPWQAIGKVTPDNKIKILSNLTLNVDSLPKKLYQSESLKFTARLLEDGKPLVLREFLNRIKLNVTFTPYLANEKDLVKEARPLAEVLGTFEDNGEDLDEVAADGIFTVNLPIKIKPGKYWVRIQSRNGVFLRTVEQDVLVYPAPIRATFTQARDDSTKHSMNIDTEAGVIKAGSLAAHIEQFNPKDRKTVTEAQSEKDESKLYFSLPNDYMSGKNSWTGWVYATDKATSRPLQFYLGLHNYGVTEPIDLKAAYEARVKEAAIQRKIEEEKRLEEERATARQHFWVYVIVGNIVIILLIFGGIFGWKKFKLLKEKKAFAPKSEKLTMPPPPKV; encoded by the coding sequence ATGTGGCGGTTATTGATAATTGCACTTTTTGTACCGATAGTGAGTTGGGCAAAGAGCACCGAAATGTCGTGGTTGGACAACCGCTTTAGAGTTGATCCTACGATTAAGCAAGTGTCATTTTTAGTTCATAGAGAGAGAGCCTATCAAGCCGTTACTCTTGTGCGTCCTGATGGAACAAAATATTACGCATGGAAACACCCAGATAACGTGGCGTGGTATGAAGAAAATGGCATGGATATTATCTCTATTGAGAATCCTATGCCTGGACCATGGCAAGCGATAGGTAAAGTAACACCGGATAATAAGATAAAAATTCTATCTAATTTAACGCTGAACGTAGATTCGTTACCAAAAAAATTATATCAATCTGAAAGTTTAAAATTTACGGCTCGTTTACTTGAAGATGGAAAACCATTGGTATTACGAGAGTTTTTAAACCGTATCAAATTGAATGTGACGTTTACGCCTTATCTTGCGAATGAAAAAGATCTAGTTAAAGAAGCTCGCCCATTGGCTGAAGTATTAGGTACGTTTGAAGATAATGGTGAAGATCTCGATGAAGTGGCTGCTGACGGTATTTTTACTGTTAACTTACCAATAAAGATAAAACCGGGTAAATATTGGGTTCGTATTCAATCGCGTAATGGTGTTTTCTTGAGAACGGTAGAGCAAGATGTCTTGGTTTATCCTGCTCCTATTCGAGCAACTTTTACTCAAGCTCGTGATGACAGTACAAAGCATTCAATGAACATTGATACTGAAGCTGGAGTGATTAAAGCGGGATCGTTAGCGGCTCATATTGAACAATTTAATCCAAAAGATCGCAAAACAGTAACTGAAGCACAATCTGAAAAAGACGAATCAAAGCTTTATTTTTCGTTGCCTAATGATTATATGTCCGGAAAAAACAGTTGGACAGGTTGGGTATACGCAACAGATAAGGCAACGAGTCGACCATTGCAATTTTACCTTGGCTTGCACAATTATGGGGTGACAGAGCCGATTGATTTAAAAGCGGCTTATGAAGCACGAGTAAAAGAAGCGGCAATACAACGTAAAATAGAAGAAGAAAAAAGACTTGAAGAAGAAAGAGCGACTGCTCGTCAACATTTTTGGGTTTACGTTATTGTTGGAAATATAGTTATTATATTGTTAATTTTTGGCGGTATTTTTGGGTGGAAGAAATTTAAATTGCTGAAAGAGAAAAAAGCATTTGCCCCTAAATCTGAAAAATTAACAATGCCGCCACCGCCTAAAGTATAA